Below is a window of Thermodesulfomicrobium sp. WS DNA.
TCCGACGGGTCGTTTTTGTGCTTGCTGCCGCAGGTGGCGGTGATCACCAACGTGGACGCCGATCACCTCGATTTTTATCCCAACCTTGCGGCCATCGAGACGGCGTTCGCACAGTTTGCCAATAACGTACCGTTCTACGGATTGGTGGTGGCCTGCGGCGACGACCCTGGGGTGCAGGCCATTTTGCCCCGTATCAAGCGGCCGGTGCAGACCTATGGGTTTGGTCCTGGCAACCATTGGCGGGCGGAAATCCTGGAGGTGGATCACGGGTCCCGGTTTCGGGTGTGGGAGGCGGGCGCCATGTGGGGCGAGGCGGTGGTGGCCCAACCGGGGCGGCATAATGTCTTGAACGCCCTCGCCGCGATCGCGGTGGCCCAGGAAGCCGGTGTCTCGTCAGAGGCCATCTGCCATGGTTTGGCGCATTTCGCGGGTGTGGGACGGCGTTTTGAGCGCAAAGGCGAGCGTAATGGGGTGCTGGTGGTGGACGACTATGGCCATCACCCCACGGAGATCGCCGCCACCCTGGCCACGGCCCGGCAGGTGTATCCGGGCCGCCGTCTCGTGGTGGCCTTTCAGCCGCATCGCTTCACCCGCACCAAGGCGCTTTTTGGCGAATTTGCCCGGGTGTTTTCCGGAGTGGACACCGTGCTCCTCACCGAGATTTATGCGGCAAGCGAAGACCCCATCCCTGGGGTGAGCGGGCAAAGCCTCGCCCATGCCATCCGCCAGGTGTCGGATACGCCGGTGCATTTTTTCGCGGACTTTGCTGCCCTCGAGGCTGCCTTGCCCCAGCACGTGCAGCCGGGCGACGTCCTGATCACCCTCGGGGCAGGAAGTATTTGGACGGTGGGGCAACGGTACCTTGAAGGCTAGGGAGCGACTGGCACGGCGGGTGGTGCTCACCCGGGGGCGTAAGCCGCGGAAGAATGTTTCCCGGGAGCCGCACCGCCCTGTTTCTTCCGGGGGTACCCCGTGGTGGGTCACTCTGGGGCGCGGGTTGCGCTGGACTGTGGGGATACTTTTGGGGTGCGTGCTCGTGGCGGGCATCAGCCTCGGTATCCTGTGGGGGTATCGGTGGGTCACCGGGCACGAGCTGTTCCAACTGCGGCAGCTCACGGTGCAGGGGACGCAGCGGTTTACCCCGGAGGAGGTGGCCGCTATGGGGGGGCTGCAGCTGGGGCAGAGCGTGCTCGATCTCAACATTGCCGAGGTTCGGGCCCGCATTGCCGCCAACCCGTGGATTCGCGAGGCCTCGGTGACGCGGGTCTTGCCGGATACGGTGATCATTGAAATCGGGGAGCGACGGCCGGTGTTTCTCGTACCCCGGGAAGGGACCTTTTTCTATGCCGATGCCGAGGGGCGACCCATTGCCCCGGTGACGCCGGAGCGCTTTGTGTCCTTGCCGGTGCTCGAAAAGGACGAAGCCGTCGATGTGAGCGCGGGGCTCAAGCAGGTGCTCGCCGCTATGGAACGCAATCAATTGCCTTTTGGTACGCACCAGGTGGCGTGGATCCGCCAGGAGAGCGC
It encodes the following:
- the murC gene encoding UDP-N-acetylmuramate--L-alanine ligase, translating into MRSKIQRIHMIGIGGSGMSGIAEVLATLGYAVRGSDLAESAAVRRLRELGITVFLGHARGQVGDAQVVVRSSAVRDDNPEILEARERGIPIIPRAEMLAELMRLKIGVAVGGTHGKTTTTSLIATVFTEAGLDPTVIIGGRLNALGSNARLGAGEYLVAEADESDGSFLCLLPQVAVITNVDADHLDFYPNLAAIETAFAQFANNVPFYGLVVACGDDPGVQAILPRIKRPVQTYGFGPGNHWRAEILEVDHGSRFRVWEAGAMWGEAVVAQPGRHNVLNALAAIAVAQEAGVSSEAICHGLAHFAGVGRRFERKGERNGVLVVDDYGHHPTEIAATLATARQVYPGRRLVVAFQPHRFTRTKALFGEFARVFSGVDTVLLTEIYAASEDPIPGVSGQSLAHAIRQVSDTPVHFFADFAALEAALPQHVQPGDVLITLGAGSIWTVGQRYLEG
- a CDS encoding FtsQ-type POTRA domain-containing protein encodes the protein MRWTVGILLGCVLVAGISLGILWGYRWVTGHELFQLRQLTVQGTQRFTPEEVAAMGGLQLGQSVLDLNIAEVRARIAANPWIREASVTRVLPDTVIIEIGERRPVFLVPREGTFFYADAEGRPIAPVTPERFVSLPVLEKDEAVDVSAGLKQVLAAMERNQLPFGTHQVAWIRQESAEQYSLMIEKPRVLIQLDGRDVASMVESLGRLWQDLTQRGEMDKVASVFVMPGRAWVSLKKDASRSGKE